One stretch of Scyliorhinus canicula chromosome 7, sScyCan1.1, whole genome shotgun sequence DNA includes these proteins:
- the LOC119969614 gene encoding myosin regulatory light polypeptide 9 produces MSSKRAKAKTAKKRPQRATSNVFAMFDQSQIQEFKEAFNMIDQNRDGFIDKEDLHDMLASLGKNPTDEYLEGMMNEAPGPINFTMFLTMFGEKLNGTDPEDVIRNAFACFDEEGTGFIHEDHLRELLTTMGDRFTDEEVDELFREAPIDKKSNFNYVEFTRILKHGAKDKDD; encoded by the exons ATGTCCAGCAAAAGAGCAAAGGCAAAGACCGCAAAGAAGCGCCCTCAGCGCGCAACTTCCAATGTGTTCGCAATGTTTGATCAGTCTCAGATCCAGGAGTTCAAAGAGGCTTTCAACATGATAGACCAAAACCGAGATGGCTTCATTGACAAGGAAGATCTGCATGACATGTTGGCTTCTCTCG GAAAGAACCCTACAGATGAGTACCTAGAAGGGATGATGAATGAAGCTCCTGGTCCCATTAACTTCACCATGTTCCTGACCATGTTTGGTGAGAAGCTAAATGGCACGGATCCAGAGGATGTCATTCGAAATGCTTTTGCTTGCTTTGATGAAGAAGGAACAG GATTCATCCATGAGGACCACCTCCGGGAGCTGCTGACCACGATGGGAGATAGGTTCACAGATGAGGAAGTCGATGAACTTTTCCGGGAAGCACCAATTGACAAGAAAAGCAATTTCAACTATGTGGAATTCACCCGCATTCTGAAACATGGTGCCAAGGATAAGGACGATTAA